One Papaver somniferum cultivar HN1 chromosome 10, ASM357369v1, whole genome shotgun sequence genomic window carries:
- the LOC113316873 gene encoding mitogen-activated protein kinase kinase kinase 1-like gives MHILYQNRSDAQKVLTKSWIQINRKLLVGVKPVDPIQRKTLNKPTQPVTDRIQKALQERLCLLHRCESDFFLLGATGDVYNVRLSTTSLCSFPDRLIPCKHILFVFLGVLEVSVDDPCVWRKILRECQLRHLLNTPTSSQTLAGSRVRERFLHLFSTKSDLGPPLKPELEKCAKCRREMYAEDSALDCYVCEAVGHEKFMIYRKPSTGAPFCARCGSRWCEDYEKEYLNLASYMSEDGMD, from the exons ATGCATATTCTTTATCag AACCGATCAGATGCTCAAAAAGTCCTTACCAAGAGCTGGATACAAATCAATAGAAAGCTTCTTGTGGGTGTGAAACCTGTGGATCCAATTCAAAGAAAAACGCTCAACAAACCAACCCAGCCAGTGACAGATCGAATACAAAAAGCCCTCCAAGAACGTCTATGTCTACTTCACCGCTGTGAATCTGATTTCTTCTTATTAGGTGCAACTGGTGATGTGTATAACGTCAGGTTATCTACGACCTCGTTGTGCAGTTTCCCAGACCGTCTGATTCCATGCAAACACATACTCTTTGTTTTTCTTGGTGTTCTCGAAGTCTCTGTCGACGATCCTTGTGTTTGGAGGAAGATTCTTAGGGAATGTCAACTTAGACATCTACTCAACACGCCCACATCGTCTCAAACTCTTGCTGGTTCCCGTGTACGTGAGAGATTTCTTCATCTATTCTCAACCAAGTCAGACTTGGGTCCTCCACTAAAGCCTGAGTTGGAAAAGTGTGCTAAATGCAGAAGGGAGATGTATGCTGAAGATAGTGCATTGGATTGTTACGTTTGTGAGGCAGTTGGACACGAAAAGTTTATGATATATAGGAAACCGAGCACTGGGGCTCCTTTTTGTGCACGCTGTGGGAGTAGGTGGTGTGAAGACTACGAGAAAGAATATTTGAACCTTGCATCTTACATGAGTGAGGACGGCATGGATTAA